From Helicobacter anatolicus, the proteins below share one genomic window:
- the dxs gene encoding 1-deoxy-D-xylulose-5-phosphate synthase, with protein sequence MIKTHYDLKNMQLSDLQDLCQNIRQRILDVVSTNGGHLSSTLGAVELIVAMHSVFDCKKNPFIFDVSHQAYAHKLLTGRWESFSSLRQFNGISGFIKPSESPSDYFIAGHSSTSISLGVGVAKAFALKHQDGLPIALIGDGSMSAGLVYEALNELGDRKYPMIIILNDNEMSIAKPIGAISRYLSSMMSGSFYQKLKNNVKKILEKMPESATYLAKRFEESFKLITPGVLFEEMGIHYIGPVDGHDLEVMIQTLKKAKELKEPVIIHAQTLKGKGYEIAEGQFEKWHGVGPFDLKTGRGAPKSIKLNPTQIYSKTLLELAQEDEKVVGVTAAMPGGTGLESLIEKYPQRFWDVAIAEQHAVTSMAAMAKEGFKPFVSIYSTFLQRAYDQIVHDTCIMSLPLKFAIDRAGIVGEDGETHQGLLDIAYLRSIPNMILFAPRDNASLVESVKFASTINHAPCAFRYPRGNFVLDDEILSTPFVLGRCEWLFKDGEILLIGYGNGVGRAYFVREKLAEHGISAGLLDLRFVKPLDLALKEILSHYKRLYIFSDSYYLGGVGSAIMEFMSEHNFFIPVKSFEIQDLFVTHGKTTAVEKSLGFEEFFEKILQDLQEK encoded by the coding sequence ATGATAAAAACACATTACGATTTAAAAAATATGCAGCTTAGTGATCTGCAAGATTTATGTCAAAATATTCGGCAAAGAATCTTAGATGTTGTAAGCACAAATGGAGGACATTTAAGTTCGACACTCGGGGCAGTGGAACTGATTGTTGCAATGCATTCTGTATTTGATTGTAAAAAAAATCCTTTTATTTTTGATGTTAGTCATCAAGCTTATGCGCATAAGTTGCTTACAGGGAGGTGGGAAAGTTTTAGTTCATTACGTCAATTTAATGGAATTAGTGGTTTTATTAAACCCTCAGAATCCCCAAGTGATTATTTTATCGCTGGGCATAGTTCAACTTCTATTTCTTTAGGCGTGGGTGTTGCTAAGGCATTTGCTTTAAAACATCAAGATGGGTTGCCAATTGCCTTAATTGGTGATGGAAGCATGAGCGCTGGATTGGTATATGAAGCACTTAATGAATTAGGTGATCGTAAATATCCTATGATTATTATTTTAAATGATAATGAAATGAGTATTGCAAAGCCTATAGGTGCAATTAGTCGTTATCTTTCTAGTATGATGAGCGGAAGTTTTTACCAAAAATTAAAAAATAATGTCAAAAAAATTTTAGAAAAAATGCCAGAAAGTGCCACTTATTTGGCAAAAAGATTTGAAGAATCTTTCAAACTTATTACCCCAGGTGTTTTATTTGAAGAAATGGGGATACATTATATTGGTCCTGTTGATGGGCATGATTTGGAAGTAATGATTCAGACACTAAAAAAGGCGAAAGAACTTAAAGAACCTGTGATTATACATGCGCAAACTCTAAAGGGTAAGGGGTATGAGATTGCAGAGGGTCAGTTTGAAAAATGGCATGGTGTGGGACCTTTTGATCTTAAAACAGGGAGAGGAGCTCCTAAATCTATCAAGCTTAATCCTACGCAAATTTATTCTAAAACACTTTTAGAACTTGCACAAGAAGATGAAAAAGTTGTGGGGGTTACAGCGGCAATGCCTGGTGGAACAGGACTGGAATCTTTGATAGAAAAATACCCGCAGCGTTTTTGGGATGTAGCGATTGCTGAGCAGCATGCAGTGACCTCGATGGCTGCAATGGCAAAGGAGGGGTTTAAGCCTTTTGTGAGTATTTATTCTACTTTTTTACAACGCGCATACGATCAGATTGTGCATGATACTTGTATTATGTCGCTACCATTAAAATTTGCTATTGATCGTGCGGGGATTGTAGGGGAAGATGGTGAGACGCATCAAGGTTTGCTTGATATTGCTTATTTGCGTTCCATTCCTAATATGATTTTATTTGCACCAAGAGATAATGCAAGTCTTGTGGAATCTGTAAAGTTTGCAAGTACTATTAATCATGCTCCTTGTGCTTTTCGTTACCCTAGAGGGAATTTTGTATTAGATGATGAGATTTTAAGCACTCCTTTTGTTTTAGGGCGGTGTGAATGGCTTTTTAAGGATGGGGAAATTTTATTAATTGGTTATGGTAATGGTGTGGGGCGTGCATATTTTGTGCGTGAGAAATTGGCAGAACATGGAATTTCTGCAGGATTGCTAGATTTGCGTTTTGTAAAACCTTTAGATTTGGCTTTAAAGGAGATTTTATCACATTATAAAAGGCTTTATATTTTTAGTGATAGCTATTATTTAGGGGGTGTGGGTAGTGCTATTATGGAGTTTATGAGCGAACATAATTTTTTTATTCCTGTAAAAAGTTTTGAGATTCAAGATCTTTTTGTAACTCATGGAAAAACTACAGCAGTAGAAAAGTCTTTGGGGTTTGAAGAATTTTTTGAAAAAATTTTGCAAGATTTACAAGAAAAATAA
- the miaA gene encoding tRNA (adenosine(37)-N6)-dimethylallyltransferase MiaA, with translation MSQKKLLAILGASGSGKSALALDLAKKLDAEIFSLDSLSIYKNINILSAKPTKQELDSIKHYGVDVLEISQNNNAMLFKNLLLEAIKKTTKNTLIIVGGSSFYLKAIIDGLSPMPEISSEIKLQINSLQDPYSTLKSIDKDFAQSIKPQDTYRIKKGLEIYFASKIPPTQYFLHNPPQKFPYKITTFCISIARDILREKIILRTQKMLDLGGVEEIQNLLKIYPKNAQPFKAIGPKECIDFLERKIDFQTLKEQINTHTMQLAKRQTTFNKTQFKNINFLEKNQLFDEILRQHQA, from the coding sequence ATGTCACAAAAAAAACTTTTAGCAATTCTTGGGGCTAGTGGGAGTGGAAAAAGCGCCTTAGCACTAGATTTAGCAAAAAAATTAGATGCGGAGATTTTTTCACTAGATTCTCTAAGCATTTACAAAAATATCAATATTCTCTCTGCAAAACCCACAAAACAAGAGCTAGATTCTATCAAGCATTATGGAGTTGATGTTCTAGAAATCTCACAAAACAATAATGCAATGCTTTTTAAAAATCTCCTTTTAGAAGCAATAAAAAAAACAACAAAAAACACTCTAATTATTGTAGGAGGAAGTAGTTTTTATCTCAAAGCAATTATAGATGGATTAAGCCCGATGCCAGAAATCTCCTCTGAAATAAAATTGCAAATAAATTCATTACAAGACCCCTACTCTACTTTAAAATCCATTGATAAAGACTTTGCGCAATCCATCAAACCTCAAGACACCTATAGAATAAAAAAAGGGCTAGAAATATATTTTGCTTCTAAAATCCCTCCTACACAATATTTTTTACACAATCCGCCACAAAAATTCCCCTATAAAATTACAACCTTTTGCATCAGTATTGCTAGAGATATTTTAAGAGAAAAAATCATCTTAAGAACACAAAAAATGCTAGATTTAGGGGGCGTAGAAGAAATACAAAATCTATTAAAAATATATCCAAAAAATGCACAACCCTTCAAAGCCATAGGACCTAAAGAATGTATAGATTTTTTGGAGAGAAAAATAGATTTTCAAACACTAAAAGAACAGATCAACACCCATACTATGCAACTTGCCAAACGCCAAACAACATTTAATAAAACACAATTTAAAAATATAAATTTTTTAGAAAAAAATCAATTATTTGATGAGATTCTAAGGCAGCATCAGGCATAA
- the purH gene encoding bifunctional phosphoribosylaminoimidazolecarboxamide formyltransferase/IMP cyclohydrolase, with protein sequence MYALLSVSDKEGIVDFAKGLIKLDYKILSTGGTLQLLQQNNIEAMDVSSYTQSEEMFEGRVKTLHPKIHGGILYQRDKKKDCEVAQEKGIFPIDIVCVNLYPFKNTIEKTNDFDEIIENIDIGGPSMVRAAAKNFKSVLIVTDKNDYSFILEQLKNKQNTLSLRQEMMIKAFNHTAQYDCIIANYMNQKFHEGFGEKIFICAQKSFQTRYGENPHQKGGFYEFENHFAKHFKVLKGEPSFNNMTDINAAIRLATSFGDSPAVSIIKHGNPCGFAIKENLLSSYICALKCDNVSAYGGVVAVNGIIDEALALEMSKTFIEVLVGANITPEALKIFDSKKRMKIFTYGDKILHKHRDAYDFKHIEGGIVYQNNDCIQTSEVENAKQMGKIKASDKQIKDLTIAYIIAGITKSNCVAYVKDSALVAIGMGMTSRVDASRAAIEKAKDMGLDLKGCVLASEAFFPFKDSIEMAAEVGVSAIIEPGGSIRDDEVIACADVNNIAIYFTGIRHFYH encoded by the coding sequence ATGTATGCATTACTAAGTGTTAGCGACAAAGAGGGCATTGTAGATTTTGCCAAAGGCCTAATTAAATTAGATTACAAAATTCTCAGCACAGGCGGAACCTTGCAATTGTTACAACAAAATAATATTGAAGCTATGGATGTGAGCTCTTATACACAAAGTGAAGAAATGTTTGAAGGGCGTGTAAAAACCTTGCACCCTAAAATTCATGGTGGTATTTTATATCAAAGAGACAAGAAAAAGGACTGCGAAGTCGCACAAGAAAAAGGGATTTTTCCTATTGATATTGTTTGTGTCAATCTCTATCCCTTCAAAAACACTATAGAAAAAACTAATGATTTTGATGAAATTATCGAAAATATTGATATTGGCGGGCCATCAATGGTACGCGCTGCTGCAAAAAATTTCAAAAGCGTTTTGATTGTAACAGACAAAAATGATTATTCTTTTATCTTAGAACAACTAAAAAATAAGCAAAATACTCTAAGTTTACGCCAAGAAATGATGATAAAGGCTTTCAATCATACTGCACAATATGACTGCATTATCGCAAATTACATGAATCAAAAATTCCACGAAGGCTTTGGAGAAAAAATTTTTATTTGTGCGCAAAAATCTTTCCAAACACGCTATGGAGAAAATCCACACCAAAAAGGTGGATTTTATGAATTTGAAAACCATTTTGCAAAGCATTTCAAAGTTTTAAAAGGCGAACCTAGCTTCAATAATATGACAGATATTAACGCGGCTATAAGACTTGCCACAAGCTTTGGAGATAGTCCTGCTGTAAGCATTATAAAACATGGAAACCCTTGTGGTTTTGCCATTAAAGAAAATCTTCTTTCTAGCTACATATGTGCTCTAAAATGTGATAATGTGAGTGCTTATGGTGGTGTTGTAGCAGTCAATGGAATTATTGATGAAGCATTGGCACTAGAAATGTCTAAAACCTTTATTGAGGTGCTAGTAGGTGCAAATATCACCCCTGAAGCATTAAAGATTTTTGATTCCAAAAAAAGAATGAAAATTTTTACTTATGGAGATAAAATCCTACACAAACACCGCGATGCTTATGATTTTAAGCATATTGAAGGGGGAATTGTCTATCAAAACAATGATTGCATCCAAACTAGCGAAGTAGAAAATGCCAAACAAATGGGCAAAATAAAAGCAAGTGATAAACAAATTAAAGATCTTACAATTGCTTATATTATCGCTGGTATCACAAAATCTAATTGTGTAGCCTATGTCAAAGATAGTGCACTTGTAGCTATTGGTATGGGAATGACTAGTCGCGTTGATGCCTCAAGAGCCGCAATTGAAAAAGCAAAAGATATGGGACTAGATTTAAAGGGTTGCGTACTTGCTTCAGAGGCATTTTTTCCCTTCAAAGATAGTATAGAAATGGCTGCAGAAGTTGGTGTAAGTGCAATTATAGAGCCAGGAGGAAGTATTCGTGATGATGAGGTGATTGCATGTGCAGATGTAAATAATATTGCTATTTATTTTACAGGTATAAGACATTTTTACCATTAA
- a CDS encoding flagellar hook-basal body protein, translating to MQNGYYGAVGGIVTQFNRLDTISNNLANLNTNAFKRDDVIIGDYLRIYQAYQQELPLKNHTKEAAKFVNRALDRVPIISDSYSDQRLGVMMPTQNSLDFALSKENLFFAIQTPQGVRYTRDGAFVIGDDGMLSTKEGYHVLSRAGLETEEGILIDPQSQIEVDTNGNLYVRVADTENAGEATQNNAIAIVSFTNPRLLKKVGQNLYTYPEEKIDDRTNILTPSALRQGFLEKSNVNAVVEMTNLIETNRLVDMYSKVLKTHMDELNSEAINKLATRA from the coding sequence ATGCAAAATGGTTATTATGGTGCTGTAGGCGGTATTGTCACACAATTCAATCGCCTTGATACAATTTCAAATAATCTTGCAAATCTCAACACTAATGCCTTCAAGCGTGATGATGTAATTATCGGGGATTATCTAAGAATTTATCAAGCATACCAGCAAGAACTTCCTTTAAAAAACCATACAAAAGAAGCAGCAAAATTTGTCAATCGCGCTCTTGATCGTGTGCCAATTATTTCTGATTCTTATAGCGATCAAAGATTAGGAGTAATGATGCCTACACAAAACTCCCTAGATTTTGCCCTATCAAAAGAAAATCTATTTTTTGCCATACAAACCCCACAGGGTGTTCGCTATACACGCGATGGAGCTTTTGTAATCGGGGACGATGGAATGCTAAGCACCAAAGAAGGTTATCATGTCTTAAGTAGAGCAGGTTTAGAAACCGAGGAAGGGATTTTAATTGATCCACAATCTCAAATTGAAGTAGATACAAATGGTAATCTTTATGTACGAGTTGCAGATACTGAAAATGCGGGAGAGGCAACACAAAATAACGCAATTGCAATTGTTAGTTTTACAAATCCTCGCTTACTTAAAAAAGTTGGACAAAATCTATATACCTATCCTGAAGAAAAAATAGATGATCGCACAAATATCCTTACCCCCTCTGCATTGCGTCAAGGATTTTTAGAAAAAAGTAATGTAAATGCAGTCGTTGAGATGACAAATCTCATAGAAACCAATCGCCTTGTAGATATGTATTCAAAAGTCTTAAAAACCCATATGGATGAGCTAAACTCTGAAGCAATCAACAAACTAGCCACAAGAGCCTAA
- the fliH gene encoding flagellar assembly protein FliH, which produces MILSSDSGQQDLISQSKMEHHNIQKYQFKSIGQEEAMEDKKQFQEVLTTPDVTNQTSSTNNSFEKELVEKLLQKTDELASSLAKMQLQVEKQQLDMEERISTTRSDAYKDGLREGEEKIKKELLESVEKEKQSLINAVIALEKSLKLSEEKIKELEQDLAQIAIDMAREVIVKEVEENSQKIAISLAHHLMESMRDITQVELRVNTLDYPYLRENLDLKNVEIQADDNIAKGGVVIASKAGNIDGNVMTRFRVLKQNVLDNTIE; this is translated from the coding sequence ATGATATTATCGAGTGATTCTGGCCAACAAGATTTGATTTCTCAATCCAAAATGGAACATCATAATATACAAAAATATCAATTTAAATCCATCGGTCAAGAAGAGGCGATGGAGGATAAAAAACAATTTCAAGAGGTTTTGACAACACCTGATGTGACAAATCAAACATCAAGCACGAATAATTCTTTTGAAAAAGAGTTGGTTGAAAAATTATTGCAAAAAACAGATGAGCTTGCATCATCGCTAGCAAAAATGCAATTACAAGTAGAAAAACAGCAACTTGATATGGAAGAGAGAATTTCTACTACAAGGAGTGATGCTTATAAAGATGGTTTGCGTGAAGGGGAGGAAAAAATCAAAAAAGAACTTTTAGAAAGTGTGGAAAAAGAAAAACAATCTTTAATTAATGCGGTGATTGCATTAGAAAAAAGCTTAAAATTATCTGAAGAAAAAATCAAAGAATTAGAGCAAGATTTAGCGCAAATTGCAATTGATATGGCTAGAGAGGTAATTGTTAAAGAAGTCGAGGAAAATAGCCAAAAAATTGCTATTTCTCTTGCACATCATCTCATGGAGAGTATGCGAGATATTACGCAAGTGGAATTGCGTGTTAATACTCTAGATTATCCTTATTTAAGAGAGAATTTAGATTTGAAAAATGTCGAAATACAAGCAGATGATAATATTGCAAAAGGTGGCGTGGTAATTGCTTCTAAGGCGGGAAATATCGATGGTAATGTAATGACACGTTTTAGAGTTTTGAAGCAAAATGTGCTAGATAACACTATAGAATAA
- a CDS encoding response regulator transcription factor, which produces MGRLLLVEDDLEMQELIVAYLKQAGFESIATASPLQALEILNTQKGIDLAIIDLTLPDMDGFELCKKIRSFSSIPIIISTARGDIYDKIQGFEKGADDYLAKPYEPAELIARINALLRRFKPKELEFDNLSINVQKREALIDGRNIDLTNTEFDILIFLIENRSYPVSREAIANSINAIHEESSLRSIDTHVRNLRAKLGDSAKEPKFIQSVWAIGYKFCL; this is translated from the coding sequence TTGGGGCGTTTGTTGCTTGTAGAAGATGATTTAGAAATGCAAGAGTTGATTGTTGCGTATTTAAAACAAGCAGGGTTTGAGAGCATTGCTACAGCATCTCCATTGCAAGCCTTAGAAATTTTGAATACTCAAAAAGGAATTGATTTAGCCATTATTGATTTGACTTTGCCAGATATGGATGGTTTTGAATTGTGTAAAAAAATTCGTAGTTTCTCAAGTATTCCTATTATTATTTCTACTGCAAGAGGGGATATTTATGACAAGATCCAAGGATTTGAAAAAGGGGCAGATGATTACTTGGCAAAGCCTTATGAGCCAGCGGAACTTATTGCTAGAATCAATGCACTTTTGAGGAGATTTAAACCTAAAGAATTGGAATTTGACAATCTTAGTATTAATGTGCAAAAGAGAGAAGCTTTGATTGATGGGAGAAATATTGATTTGACAAATACAGAATTTGATATTTTGATTTTTTTGATTGAAAATCGCTCATATCCTGTCTCAAGAGAAGCTATTGCAAATTCTATTAATGCAATTCATGAAGAAAGCTCTTTGCGAAGTATTGATACACATGTAAGAAATTTACGTGCTAAGCTTGGGGATTCTGCAAAAGAACCAAAATTTATTCAATCGGTGTGGGCTATAGGGTATAAATTTTGTCTTTAA
- a CDS encoding ATP-binding protein: MSLNSLRFKFILAFSIAIFFVFILWYQIERLVDERQNERLKNEVFVFVQTILPNYTAGNWVGVDHIIKKFGYQIVEDIPKDIKELYFKDDGILKIFIFENAEYAGFLLQYFDDSFVAIKKIEFNFWEEYRLQVLLLPIVFVLVVLQIILYAILNPLNRVARVLRDFTIEGKYDFKIQTKRKDEIGDLIRLFLKAQLFVSRTLKSRELILRSLGHELRTPLAKMKLILALKEKVSSDDMKLQKNIQELQKISDNILEFERLHSGNIILENKEFFSENLLLEALSGFEDEESRIFIDLKEDFLIRSDLRLLAVVIKNLVENALKYSDDGMVFVSVEHKIICIKNLGEPLQYDISYYLEPFYRDDSHQTINGNGLGLSIVDEIVRILKVKLKYQYIEKYHHFLLDFN; this comes from the coding sequence TTGTCTTTAAATAGCTTAAGATTCAAGTTTATTCTTGCCTTTAGCATTGCGATTTTTTTTGTCTTTATTTTATGGTATCAAATTGAAAGATTAGTTGATGAGCGTCAAAATGAACGCCTTAAAAATGAAGTTTTTGTTTTTGTTCAAACGATTTTACCAAATTATACAGCGGGAAATTGGGTTGGTGTGGATCATATTATTAAAAAGTTTGGCTATCAAATTGTTGAAGATATTCCCAAAGATATAAAAGAGCTTTATTTTAAAGATGATGGAATTTTAAAAATTTTTATTTTTGAGAATGCGGAGTATGCAGGATTCTTGTTGCAGTATTTTGATGATAGTTTTGTAGCAATTAAAAAAATTGAATTTAATTTTTGGGAAGAATATCGCTTGCAGGTTTTACTCTTGCCAATTGTATTTGTTTTGGTTGTGTTGCAAATTATTTTATATGCAATCCTAAACCCTTTAAATCGCGTTGCAAGAGTTTTGCGTGATTTTACTATTGAGGGAAAATATGATTTTAAAATCCAAACTAAGAGAAAAGATGAAATTGGAGATTTGATTAGATTGTTTTTAAAAGCACAGCTTTTTGTTTCTAGAACTTTAAAATCTAGAGAGTTAATATTGCGAAGTTTGGGACATGAGTTGCGAACACCACTAGCAAAAATGAAACTTATTTTAGCGCTTAAAGAAAAAGTTAGTTCTGATGATATGAAATTGCAAAAAAATATCCAAGAGTTACAAAAAATTTCCGATAATATCTTAGAGTTTGAAAGATTGCATAGCGGTAATATTATTCTGGAGAATAAAGAGTTTTTTAGTGAAAATTTGCTTTTGGAAGCTTTGAGTGGTTTTGAGGATGAAGAAAGTAGAATTTTTATAGATCTTAAGGAAGACTTTTTAATCCGTAGTGATTTGCGTCTTTTGGCGGTTGTGATAAAAAATTTGGTAGAAAATGCGTTAAAATATTCTGATGATGGCATGGTTTTTGTAAGTGTAGAACATAAAATAATTTGTATTAAAAATCTTGGTGAACCATTGCAATATGATATTAGTTATTATTTAGAACCTTTTTATCGCGATGATTCTCATCAGACAATCAATGGTAATGGTTTGGGGCTTTCTATCGTGGATGAGATTGTAAGGATTTTAAAAGTAAAGCTAAAATACCAATACATTGAAAAATATCACCATTTTTTGTTAGATTTTAATTAA
- a CDS encoding TrkH family potassium uptake protein, which produces MNLKSIKFLLLSYFGIALIGAFFLMLPFSHTKEIDFIDAFFTATSALTCTGLIIKDTALDFTLFGHGIILFLIQLGGFGYMTMLGLIYVLFRKRLGNAEKNMLKEALNLTKYDDLMGFIKKILVYVLCVEFIGALLLSLDFSIRFGLTDGIWYGTFHAISAFNNSGFSIFPNSLIDFRTDLLVNFVICALVIIGGIGYICLAELHFFIRDKIGQKKFCHFSLHFKIVISVSMLLIVFCAFMILLLEWKNPKTFEGFEFFEKIIASIFTAVNYRTAGFVTYDMSNLRDCTLFFSMIFMFIGGAPGGTATGIKVTTVAVLFAFCRSILNNEEARLFGRAINEESIQKALLIFIISSFYFIALSLLLVLFQADMAFLPLLFETMSAFSTVGISTGDGGILSLSVNFNDVGKIIIVVAMILGKSGVMIFTLALFGRARVSRVKYLKEKIIL; this is translated from the coding sequence ATGAATTTGAAGAGTATTAAATTTTTATTGCTTTCTTATTTTGGAATCGCTTTAATTGGTGCATTTTTTCTTATGCTACCTTTTTCCCACACTAAAGAAATTGATTTTATTGATGCATTTTTTACCGCGACTTCCGCACTCACTTGCACGGGATTAATCATAAAAGATACGGCATTGGATTTTACTTTATTTGGGCATGGGATTATTTTGTTTTTGATACAGCTAGGGGGGTTTGGGTATATGACAATGCTTGGACTAATTTATGTGCTTTTTCGTAAGCGTTTGGGGAATGCGGAAAAAAACATGCTCAAAGAAGCGTTAAATCTTACAAAATATGATGATTTAATGGGGTTTATCAAAAAGATTTTAGTATATGTGCTTTGTGTGGAGTTTATAGGAGCATTGCTTTTGAGTTTGGATTTTAGCATTCGCTTTGGTTTGACAGATGGGATTTGGTATGGCACTTTCCATGCAATTTCAGCATTCAATAATAGCGGATTCTCTATTTTTCCAAATAGTCTTATTGATTTTCGGACGGATTTGTTGGTGAATTTTGTGATTTGTGCATTGGTAATTATTGGAGGGATTGGCTATATTTGTTTGGCAGAATTACATTTTTTTATAAGGGATAAAATAGGGCAGAAAAAATTTTGTCATTTTTCTTTACATTTTAAAATCGTAATTAGCGTTAGTATGCTTTTGATTGTGTTTTGTGCTTTTATGATTTTGCTTTTAGAATGGAAAAATCCAAAAACTTTTGAGGGATTTGAGTTTTTTGAAAAAATTATTGCATCAATTTTTACTGCAGTGAATTATAGAACAGCGGGGTTTGTTACTTATGATATGTCAAATCTTAGGGATTGCACTTTATTTTTCTCTATGATTTTTATGTTTATAGGAGGAGCGCCAGGAGGAACGGCAACAGGAATCAAAGTAACTACAGTAGCAGTTTTATTTGCTTTTTGTCGTAGTATTTTAAATAATGAAGAAGCGCGATTATTTGGGCGTGCGATTAATGAGGAGAGTATTCAAAAAGCATTACTTATTTTTATTATTTCTAGTTTTTATTTTATAGCTCTATCGCTTTTGCTCGTTTTATTTCAAGCTGATATGGCATTTTTGCCTTTGTTATTTGAGACAATGAGTGCGTTTTCTACAGTGGGAATTTCTACTGGAGATGGGGGGATTTTATCCTTGAGTGTAAATTTTAATGATGTGGGAAAAATTATTATTGTTGTGGCGATGATTTTGGGTAAATCTGGAGTGATGATTTTTACTTTGGCATTATTTGGACGTGCTCGGGTAAGTAGGGTGAAATATTTGAAAGAAAAAATTATTTTATAG
- a CDS encoding potassium channel family protein: protein MKKNYGVIGLGKFGSYIARGLIDQGESVIICDNSQENFRDFREDVEDLYMLDSTDVLALKEAGVSELDVAIVSIGEIEASILTVMALKELGNKTIVAKATNKTHGQILSKIGADHVIYPEREAANRLLTDLLTSKADVSLISENLKVCKVLASDIFGKKTIREIEEGSVRRDEEDKIVQEIKVVAIKKEDTWILHPEDSDVVENEDFVVFAGNDKSIDFYVNKFEKL, encoded by the coding sequence ATGAAAAAAAATTATGGTGTGATTGGGCTTGGAAAATTTGGTTCTTATATTGCAAGGGGATTGATTGATCAAGGGGAGAGTGTGATTATTTGTGATAATTCTCAAGAAAATTTTCGAGATTTTAGGGAAGATGTTGAGGATTTATATATGTTGGATTCAACAGATGTGCTTGCACTCAAAGAAGCCGGGGTTAGTGAGCTTGATGTGGCGATTGTGAGTATTGGAGAGATTGAGGCATCTATTCTTACTGTGATGGCATTAAAAGAATTGGGGAATAAAACAATTGTAGCAAAGGCTACGAACAAAACTCATGGACAGATTCTTTCAAAAATTGGTGCTGATCATGTGATTTATCCTGAGAGAGAAGCTGCAAATAGGCTTCTGACAGACCTTTTGACTTCCAAAGCAGATGTGAGTTTAATTAGTGAAAATCTTAAAGTGTGCAAGGTTTTGGCAAGTGATATTTTTGGTAAAAAAACAATTAGAGAAATAGAAGAGGGGAGTGTTAGGCGAGATGAAGAGGATAAGATTGTTCAAGAGATTAAGGTTGTTGCAATTAAAAAAGAAGATACTTGGATTTTGCATCCAGAGGATAGTGACGTAGTTGAGAATGAAGACTTTGTTGTTTTTGCAGGAAATGATAAGAGTATTGATTTTTATGTTAATAAGTTTGAAAAACTTTAA